In the genome of Pseudoliparis swirei isolate HS2019 ecotype Mariana Trench chromosome 3, NWPU_hadal_v1, whole genome shotgun sequence, one region contains:
- the LOC130191928 gene encoding ubiquitin carboxyl-terminal hydrolase 2-like, which yields MPSLRHSYTVTVPEEPAAFPLEKPDVRRKSPSLSRSKLVSTFMGLIINQAKNKSPQGLVGLRNLGNTCFMNSILQCLSNTPELRDYCLRNVHRADLNNNNNCTMNSALMEEFAKLTQSLWTSVNNEAISPSDFRRQIQRFAPKFVGCNQQDAQEFLRFLLDGLHNQVNRVTVRPSVSVEDFDHLSDDEKGKRMWNMYLEREDSKVVDLFVGQLKSTVTCTVCGFCSTVFDPFWDLSIPVAQKSSGEVSLKDCLRLFTKEDVLDGEERPTCNRCKTRRKCTKRFSIQKFPRILVLHLKRFSDSNIRTSKLSTYVNFPLKELELREFASECSERTVYNLYAVSNHSGNALGGHYTAYCKNPALGEWYSYNDCRVSPVSSSQVRSSSNAYVLFYELAPSPHSKYQTCLL from the exons ATGCCGTCTCTGCGACACTCGTACACGGTGACGGTACCGGAGGAACCGGCCGCTTTCCCCTTGGAAAAACCCGACGTGCGGCGAAAGAGCCCGTCGTTGTCACGCTCCAAGCTGGTGTCCACGTTCATGGGTCTCATCATCAACCAGGCCAAG AACAAGAGTCCTCAAGGCCTGGTGGGACTGAGGAACCTGGGCAACACG TGCTTCATGAACTCCATCCTGCAATGCCTGAGCAACACGCCGGAGCTGCGCGACTACTGCCTGAGGAACGTCCATCGCGCCgacctcaacaacaacaacaactgcacgATGAACTCCGCGCTCATGGAAG AGTTTGCGAAGCTGACCCAGAGCCTGTGGACCTCTGTGAACAACGAGGCCATCAGTCCCTCTGACTTCAGGAGACAGATCCAGAGATTCGCTCCCAAATTTGTGGGCTGCAA TCAGCAGGACGCCCAGGAGTTCCTCCGCTTCCTATTGGACGGTCTCCACAATCAGGTGAACCGAGTGACGGTCCGCCCCAGCGTGTCCGTCGAGGACTTTGACCACCTCTC GGATGATGAGAAAGGCAAGCGGATGTGGAACATGTACTTGGAGAGGGAGGACAGCAAAGTCGTGG ATCTGTTTGTTGGGCAGCTGAAGAGCACTGTGACTTGCACCGTTTGTGGCTTCTGCTCCACGGTGTTCGATCCCTTCTGGGACCTCTCCATACCTGTTGCacag AAGAGCTCCGGGGAAGTGAGTCTCAAAGACTGCTTGAGGCTGTTTACAAAAGAGGATGTGTTGGACGGGGAAGAGAGACCG ACGTGCAACAGATGCAAAACCAGAAGGAAATGCACCAAACGATTCAGCATCCAGAAGTTCCCCCGGATACTCGTGCTTC ACCTGAAGCGCTTCTCCGACTCCAACATCCGAACCAGCAAGCTCTCCACCTACGTCAACTTCCCCCTCAAAGAGCTGGAGCTGCGGGAGTTCGCCTCGGAGTGCAGCG agCGCACCGTGTACAACCTGTACGCGGTCTCCAACCACTCGGGAAACGCTCTGGGAGGCCATTACACGGCCTACTGCAAGAACCCGGCGCTGGGCGAGTGGTACAGCTACAACGACTGCAG GGTGAGCCCGGTGTCCTCCAGCCAGgtccgcagcagcagcaacgcCTACGTCCTCTTCTACGAGCTGGCGCCCTCCCCGCACAGCAAGTACCAGACGTGTCTGCTTTAG